One Streptomyces sp. NBC_01217 genomic region harbors:
- the pcaB gene encoding 3-carboxy-cis,cis-muconate cycloisomerase, with product MYESDAGLLAPGRAGSPAETATGDSAFLQAMLDAEAALTRAQSSCGLAPAEAGRAVTAAAADASRFDMRDMALRARAGGNPVIALAADLAAAVEPDVRPYVHRGATSQDILDTAAMLVATRTLAPVLDDLARAADAVARLAAAHRNTPMAGRTLTQHAVPTTFGLKAAGWRALVLDARDRLSAVRQSLPAQLGGAAGTLAVFGAFESTGEPAPGAETDAEDTDGDTPGLALLQAFANELALAEPLLPWHTLRTPVADLAGALAFTAGALGKMAADVLTLSRTEIGEVTEGQLGGSSTMPQKSNPVRATLIAAAARRAPGLAATLYGSLVAEDERPAGAWHAEWEPLRELLRLVGGAAHDAAELTEGLRVVPYAMRENLQLTDGLIVSERLAAVFSDRIGRKRAREVLVSAAARARAETTDLADVLGDVLDEEPELAGLDLAELTEPARYTGCAGPLTDRALGRG from the coding sequence ATGTACGAGAGCGATGCCGGACTGCTCGCCCCCGGGCGGGCCGGCTCCCCCGCCGAGACGGCCACCGGCGACAGCGCCTTTCTGCAGGCGATGCTCGACGCCGAGGCCGCGCTCACCCGCGCCCAGTCCAGCTGTGGGCTCGCCCCGGCCGAGGCCGGGAGGGCGGTGACCGCGGCGGCGGCCGACGCGAGCCGGTTCGACATGCGGGACATGGCGCTGCGCGCACGTGCGGGAGGCAATCCGGTCATCGCGCTGGCCGCCGACCTCGCCGCCGCGGTGGAGCCGGACGTCCGGCCGTATGTGCACCGGGGCGCGACGAGCCAGGACATCCTCGACACGGCCGCCATGCTGGTCGCCACGCGGACCCTGGCACCGGTGCTCGACGATCTGGCGCGGGCCGCGGACGCGGTGGCCCGGCTCGCCGCCGCACATCGCAACACCCCGATGGCCGGCCGTACGCTCACCCAGCACGCCGTGCCGACCACCTTCGGGCTGAAGGCCGCCGGGTGGCGCGCGCTGGTCCTCGACGCACGGGACAGGCTGTCGGCCGTACGGCAGTCGCTTCCCGCGCAACTCGGCGGCGCGGCGGGGACGCTGGCCGTCTTCGGGGCCTTCGAGTCCACCGGCGAGCCCGCGCCCGGCGCCGAGACCGACGCCGAGGACACGGACGGCGACACCCCGGGGCTGGCCCTCCTCCAGGCGTTCGCGAACGAACTCGCTCTGGCCGAGCCCCTGCTGCCGTGGCACACCCTGCGTACCCCGGTCGCCGATCTGGCGGGCGCCCTCGCCTTCACTGCGGGCGCGCTCGGCAAGATGGCCGCCGATGTGCTCACCCTGTCCCGGACCGAGATCGGCGAGGTCACCGAGGGACAGCTGGGCGGTTCGTCCACCATGCCGCAGAAGTCCAACCCGGTGCGGGCCACGCTGATCGCGGCGGCCGCCCGTCGCGCCCCCGGCCTGGCGGCGACGCTGTACGGCTCGCTCGTCGCCGAGGACGAACGGCCGGCCGGGGCCTGGCACGCCGAGTGGGAGCCGCTGCGCGAACTGCTGCGGCTCGTCGGCGGGGCCGCGCACGACGCCGCCGAGCTCACCGAGGGGCTGCGCGTCGTCCCGTACGCCATGCGGGAGAATCTCCAGCTCACCGACGGGCTGATCGTCTCGGAACGGCTGGCGGCCGTGTTCTCCGACCGGATCGGCCGCAAGCGCGCCAGGGAGGTCCTGGTGAGCGCCGCCGCCCGGGCCCGCGCGGAGACCACGGATCTGGCCGACGTGCTCGGCGACGTACTGGACGAGGAGCCCGAACTCGCGGGTCTCGATCTGGCCGAGCTGACCGAACCCGCCCGGTACACCGGCTGCGCGGGCCCCCTGACCGACCGCGCGCTGGGCCGCGGCTGA
- a CDS encoding MarR family winged helix-turn-helix transcriptional regulator, with protein MTDDIVASVVRQWQAVNPELDTGPMELIGRINRCAALLQQAQDAPLRAAGLTRAEFDLLGAVRRTDRELTPGELARETFSSGAAVTKRLRVLQERGLVDRRSDARDRRVAHVRLTEDGRDMVDRLLPRQLAYERTVLSGLDEESRTRLSAQLSELLVQLEGRIGSAGR; from the coding sequence GTGACCGACGACATCGTCGCCTCGGTGGTACGGCAGTGGCAGGCCGTCAACCCGGAGCTGGACACCGGACCGATGGAACTGATCGGCCGCATCAACCGCTGCGCGGCCCTGCTCCAGCAGGCGCAGGACGCCCCGCTGCGCGCCGCCGGCCTGACCCGCGCCGAGTTCGACCTGCTCGGTGCCGTACGCCGTACCGACCGCGAACTCACACCGGGCGAGCTGGCCAGGGAGACGTTCTCCTCCGGCGCCGCCGTGACCAAGCGCCTGCGGGTCCTGCAGGAGCGCGGGCTCGTCGACCGCCGCAGCGACGCCCGGGACCGCCGAGTCGCCCACGTCCGCCTCACCGAGGACGGCCGCGACATGGTCGACCGGCTGCTGCCGCGGCAGCTGGCGTACGAGCGCACGGTGCTGTCCGGTCTCGACGAGGAGTCCCGTACCCGGCTCAGCGCCCAGCTCAGCGAGCTGCTGGTGCAGTTGGAGGGGCGCATCGGCAGCGCCGGGCGCTGA
- a CDS encoding GTP-binding protein, translated as MDFRSSDTITGPRREDVLPTTATAAVKVVIVGGFGVGKTTMVGSVSEIRPLTTEETMTQAGVGVDDNFGVESKTATTVAMDFGRISISEELILYLFGTPGQERFWFLWNGLFEGALGAVVLIDTRRLEVSFDVIGRLEERGVPFVVAVNTFPDAPKHPVEALRAALDLPEEVPMIDCDARLRASSRDVLMTLMRYLHSLALPLA; from the coding sequence ATGGACTTCAGAAGCTCTGACACGATCACCGGCCCCCGGCGCGAAGACGTCCTTCCCACCACGGCGACAGCCGCGGTCAAGGTCGTGATCGTCGGCGGGTTCGGGGTCGGCAAGACGACCATGGTCGGATCCGTCAGCGAGATCCGGCCGCTGACCACCGAAGAGACCATGACCCAGGCCGGAGTCGGCGTGGACGACAACTTCGGGGTGGAGAGCAAGACCGCCACCACCGTCGCCATGGACTTCGGCCGGATCTCCATCAGTGAGGAACTGATCCTCTATCTGTTCGGCACCCCGGGCCAGGAACGGTTCTGGTTCCTGTGGAACGGCCTGTTCGAAGGCGCCCTCGGCGCGGTGGTCCTCATCGACACCCGACGCCTCGAAGTCAGCTTCGACGTCATCGGGCGGCTGGAGGAGCGCGGCGTGCCGTTCGTCGTCGCCGTCAACACCTTCCCCGACGCTCCGAAGCACCCTGTCGAAGCGCTGCGCGCCGCCCTGGACCTCCCCGAAGAGGTACCGATGATCGACTGCGACGCCCGGCTGCGTGCCTCCAGCCGCGACGTACTGATGACGCTGATGCGCTATCTGCACAGTCTGGCCCTCCCGCTCGCCTGA
- a CDS encoding roadblock/LC7 domain-containing protein codes for MIQQRGNMDWMLKELADDVPDIHQIVVLSADGLRIARHGGDPDVADRLAAACAGLQSLAAAVASEIPYSDGLMRLVVIEVTGGFFYLMAAGTGAYLAVLAGETVDAGLVGSRMRDMVVRIGAHLTSPPRHDGQAG; via the coding sequence GTGATCCAGCAGCGGGGCAATATGGACTGGATGCTCAAGGAACTGGCCGACGACGTGCCGGACATCCACCAGATCGTCGTGCTCTCCGCCGACGGCCTGCGCATCGCCCGGCACGGCGGCGATCCCGATGTCGCCGACCGCCTCGCGGCGGCCTGCGCCGGACTGCAGAGCCTGGCCGCCGCCGTCGCCTCCGAAATCCCTTACAGTGACGGGCTCATGCGCCTGGTCGTCATCGAGGTCACCGGCGGCTTCTTCTACCTGATGGCCGCGGGAACCGGCGCGTACCTCGCGGTCCTGGCCGGTGAGACGGTGGACGCGGGACTCGTCGGATCGCGGATGCGCGACATGGTCGTCAGGATCGGCGCCCACCTCACGAGCCCGCCGCGCCACGACGGGCAGGCCGGATGA
- a CDS encoding IclR family transcriptional regulator codes for MTEGRVHGKVAMMTDEARGGSTRDYTIESLDTGLRLMQLFLTHDTLTVSEAAGLLRIGRSTAHRVLSTLEGRGFAIRDSSGRGYFAGPELVRLGRPAGFGAAVREQLGAVLDDAVRRTGETVQSAALMDDQIIVTDGRESSHPVRVMLERGRTHPAHATAGGKLLLALMSTEQVCTLYPREELPQIAPDALISRAALLAELDGIRSCGYALSRGESVRGMNAVAVALAGAGRRDRLALVASAPADRGDDAALVERAGELRRSAALLGTGTA; via the coding sequence ATGACTGAAGGACGGGTGCACGGAAAGGTCGCCATGATGACGGACGAGGCGCGTGGCGGGTCGACGCGTGACTACACCATCGAATCGCTCGACACCGGACTGCGGCTGATGCAGCTGTTCCTCACCCACGACACACTGACCGTCTCCGAGGCCGCCGGGCTGCTCCGCATCGGCCGGTCCACCGCCCACCGGGTACTCAGCACCCTGGAGGGACGCGGCTTCGCGATCCGGGACTCCTCCGGCCGCGGCTATTTCGCCGGCCCCGAGCTGGTGCGGCTCGGCCGCCCGGCGGGCTTCGGCGCGGCCGTCCGCGAACAGCTCGGAGCCGTGCTGGACGACGCCGTGCGGCGAACCGGCGAGACCGTGCAGAGTGCGGCACTGATGGACGATCAGATCATCGTCACCGACGGCCGTGAGTCGTCGCACCCGGTACGGGTGATGCTGGAGAGGGGCCGCACGCACCCCGCCCACGCCACCGCGGGAGGCAAGTTGCTGCTCGCGCTGATGTCGACGGAGCAGGTCTGCACCCTCTACCCGCGGGAGGAGTTGCCGCAGATCGCGCCGGACGCCCTCATCTCGCGCGCGGCGCTGCTCGCCGAGCTCGACGGGATCCGCTCCTGCGGGTATGCGCTCAGCCGCGGGGAGTCGGTGCGGGGCATGAACGCCGTCGCCGTCGCGCTGGCCGGGGCGGGCCGGCGGGACCGGCTCGCTCTGGTGGCATCGGCACCCGCCGACCGGGGCGACGACGCGGCGCTCGTGGAGCGCGCCGGGGAACTGCGCCGGTCCGCAGCGCTGCTGGGCACGGGAACGGCGTGA
- a CDS encoding DUF742 domain-containing protein — MNSPRRERRKADPALSDPERLYVITGDPDGSERAPLDLVTMVVAKAQPTPTVQPEQAVILRLCQAPLSVAEISAYLGLPFSVVTSLLTELLTTELIESRAPIVRATLPDRSLLEAVMHGLQKL; from the coding sequence ATGAATTCTCCCCGACGAGAACGCCGAAAGGCCGATCCGGCACTGAGCGACCCGGAGCGGCTGTACGTGATCACCGGCGATCCCGACGGCAGCGAGCGGGCGCCGCTCGACCTGGTCACGATGGTCGTTGCGAAGGCCCAGCCGACGCCGACGGTCCAGCCCGAGCAGGCCGTGATCCTGCGGCTCTGTCAGGCGCCGTTATCCGTCGCCGAGATCTCGGCCTACCTGGGTCTGCCCTTCAGCGTCGTGACGTCGCTCCTCACGGAACTCCTCACCACCGAGCTCATCGAATCGCGCGCGCCCATCGTTCGCGCCACCCTCCCGGACAGGTCCCTTCTCGAAGCGGTGATGCATGGACTTCAGAAGCTCTGA
- a CDS encoding phospholipid scramblase-related protein, giving the protein MTTHSNISAGWYPDPHGAPQLLRYWDGSQWTEHTNPAGGQQPQAAAQAPAQAQMPAQAQAHMPQQQAAHQQPGVPPQQGAAPGAGSLFNQQVLVVNQKAKLIEVTNEYSVFDQQGNTIGSVVQVGQSALRKVLRFVSSIDQYLTHRLEIRDAYGQPQLLLTRPAKFIKSRVIVQRPDGQPVGEIVQQNAIGKINFAIMVDGQRIGAIKAENWRAWNFAIVDHNDAEIARITKTWEGLAKTLFTTADNYVLQIHYQLPEPLLSLVVATALTVDTALKQDARGLG; this is encoded by the coding sequence GTGACAACGCACTCGAACATATCTGCGGGATGGTATCCGGATCCGCACGGCGCGCCTCAGCTGCTGCGCTACTGGGACGGTTCGCAATGGACCGAACACACCAACCCGGCCGGCGGGCAGCAGCCCCAGGCCGCGGCCCAGGCGCCCGCTCAGGCCCAGATGCCCGCTCAGGCGCAGGCTCACATGCCTCAGCAGCAGGCCGCCCACCAGCAGCCCGGTGTTCCGCCCCAGCAGGGCGCCGCTCCCGGCGCGGGCTCGCTCTTCAACCAGCAGGTCCTGGTCGTGAACCAGAAGGCCAAGCTGATCGAGGTGACGAACGAGTACAGCGTCTTCGACCAGCAGGGCAACACCATCGGCTCGGTCGTCCAGGTCGGCCAGAGCGCGCTGCGCAAGGTGCTGCGGTTCGTGTCCAGCATCGACCAGTACCTCACCCACAGGCTGGAGATCCGTGACGCGTACGGTCAGCCGCAGCTCCTGCTGACGCGCCCGGCGAAGTTCATCAAGTCCAGGGTCATCGTGCAGCGCCCCGACGGGCAGCCCGTCGGTGAGATCGTCCAGCAGAACGCCATCGGCAAGATCAACTTCGCGATCATGGTGGACGGACAGCGGATCGGCGCGATCAAGGCGGAGAACTGGCGCGCCTGGAACTTCGCGATCGTCGACCACAACGACGCCGAGATAGCCCGGATCACCAAGACCTGGGAAGGCCTCGCGAAGACGCTGTTCACCACGGCGGACAACTATGTGCTGCAGATCCACTACCAGCTGCCCGAGCCGCTGCTGAGCCTCGTCGTCGCGACGGCACTGACCGTGGACACCGCCCTCAAGCAGGACGCCCGCGGTCTCGGCTGA
- the thrS gene encoding threonine--tRNA ligase, whose translation MFSPKPRGECPGASPCGHWPDDREETAMHDHRKLGRELDLFDTDPLIGAGLPYWLPDGAIVRHTLEEYIRTAERRAGYRHVYSPVLGKRELYEISGHWSHYSEDMFPPMDLGGEQVVMRPSLCPHHAVIYRARSHSYRELPLRMAELGGMYRSELSGVLGGLTRVRAIQLNDAHIFCTLDQVADEAQAALELIRRTYRALGISPARYRLSLPGPGGKYVAAPEMWQRSTALLTEVLDRSGLPYEAAEGEAAFYGPKIDVQVADAAGRESTLSTVQVDFHQPARFDLHYIGADGAKHRPVMIHRSVIGSVERAVAHLIEEHGGAFPAWLAPAQLAILPVSDAELPNAEALARRCTGLGLRAEIAGPERGTLGARIREARLVPYQAVIGAREAADDRVALRLRDGRRLDPLPADDALARIAALIGAHSTELWD comes from the coding sequence CTGTTCAGTCCGAAGCCCCGGGGCGAGTGCCCCGGGGCTTCGCCTTGCGGTCACTGGCCCGATGACCGCGAGGAGACCGCCATGCACGACCACCGCAAGCTCGGCCGTGAGCTGGACCTGTTCGACACCGACCCGCTGATCGGTGCGGGACTTCCGTACTGGCTGCCCGACGGCGCGATCGTGCGCCACACCCTGGAGGAGTACATCCGCACCGCCGAACGGCGGGCGGGCTACCGGCACGTGTACTCACCGGTGCTCGGCAAACGGGAGCTGTACGAGATCTCCGGGCACTGGTCGCACTACAGCGAGGACATGTTCCCGCCGATGGACCTGGGCGGGGAACAGGTCGTGATGCGGCCCAGCCTGTGTCCGCACCACGCCGTCATCTACCGCGCCCGCTCCCACAGCTACCGTGAACTGCCGCTGCGCATGGCGGAGCTGGGCGGCATGTACCGCTCCGAACTCTCCGGAGTGCTCGGCGGACTGACCCGCGTCCGGGCCATCCAGCTGAACGACGCGCACATCTTCTGCACCCTGGACCAGGTCGCCGATGAGGCGCAGGCCGCGCTGGAGCTGATCCGCCGGACGTACCGGGCGCTGGGCATCAGCCCGGCCCGCTACCGGCTCTCGCTGCCCGGACCCGGCGGGAAATACGTTGCCGCGCCCGAGATGTGGCAGCGGTCCACCGCCCTGCTGACCGAGGTCCTCGACCGCTCCGGCCTGCCCTACGAGGCGGCCGAGGGGGAGGCCGCGTTCTACGGCCCCAAGATCGATGTGCAGGTGGCCGACGCCGCAGGCAGGGAGTCCACCCTGTCCACCGTCCAGGTCGACTTCCACCAGCCGGCCAGGTTCGACCTGCACTACATCGGCGCGGACGGCGCGAAACACCGGCCGGTCATGATCCACCGCAGCGTCATCGGCAGCGTGGAGCGAGCAGTCGCCCATCTCATCGAGGAGCACGGCGGGGCCTTCCCCGCCTGGCTCGCCCCCGCCCAGCTGGCGATCCTCCCGGTATCCGATGCCGAACTGCCCAATGCCGAGGCACTCGCCCGACGGTGCACCGGCCTCGGGCTGCGGGCCGAGATCGCCGGACCGGAACGCGGCACCCTGGGCGCCCGCATCCGGGAAGCCCGCCTGGTGCCCTACCAGGCCGTCATCGGTGCCAGGGAGGCCGCCGACGACCGGGTCGCCCTGCGCCTGCGCGACGGGCGGCGGCTCGATCCGCTCCCCGCCGACGACGCCCTGGCCCGCATCGCCGCGCTCATCGGCGCCCACAGCACCGAACTCTGGGACTGA
- a CDS encoding VOC family protein has translation MKLTEPVPSGPCWIELSTPDVPGAKSFYAALFGWRCETDPREEAGGYTMAHLGDARVAALSPVYQPGRPPAWTVSFAAEDTDATAGKVKSAGGTLLVDPMDVFDQGRFAVVADPSGAVFSLWQGRAFGGAERLNSPGTLGWVELVTREADQALVFYPAVFGWTVNTASESYPQWGVAGQDFGGMLIMDDRFPPQAPPNWLPYFAVTDVDAVAATAQGAGGELLMPPTSVPDGPRIAVVRDPQGAVFGIHRADDEG, from the coding sequence ATGAAGCTCACCGAACCGGTGCCCAGCGGTCCATGCTGGATCGAGCTGAGCACCCCCGACGTCCCGGGCGCCAAGTCCTTCTACGCGGCGCTCTTCGGCTGGCGTTGCGAGACCGATCCGCGCGAGGAGGCCGGGGGCTACACCATGGCCCACCTCGGCGATGCGCGGGTGGCCGCGCTCAGCCCCGTCTACCAGCCGGGCCGGCCACCCGCCTGGACGGTCTCGTTCGCCGCCGAGGACACGGACGCCACGGCCGGGAAGGTGAAGTCGGCGGGCGGCACGCTGCTGGTCGACCCGATGGACGTGTTCGACCAGGGCAGATTCGCGGTGGTCGCCGATCCGTCGGGCGCGGTGTTCTCGCTGTGGCAGGGCCGCGCCTTCGGCGGCGCCGAGCGGCTGAACTCCCCGGGAACGCTCGGCTGGGTCGAACTCGTCACCCGGGAGGCCGACCAGGCGCTCGTCTTCTATCCCGCGGTCTTCGGATGGACGGTGAACACCGCGTCGGAAAGCTACCCGCAGTGGGGCGTGGCCGGCCAGGACTTCGGCGGCATGCTGATCATGGACGACAGGTTCCCGCCGCAGGCGCCGCCCAACTGGCTGCCGTACTTCGCCGTGACGGACGTCGACGCGGTGGCGGCCACCGCGCAGGGGGCGGGCGGCGAACTGCTGATGCCGCCGACGAGCGTCCCGGACGGACCCCGGATCGCGGTGGTACGGGATCCGCAGGGCGCGGTGTTCGGTATCCATCGGGCGGACGACGAGGGTTAG
- a CDS encoding FUSC family protein, which yields MSDTSIWSRQPSVRRLPLTAPLRLVRPSDMWFKPALSVVVATAVPDLVLLAAGRLDLVMYTMAGSLCALYGHNLPYARRARAVAGVVVSMVIAMAVSLVAASLTGSTAVLIAVGALLAATQKTLCDATRIGPPGPVIFTFVTSAALFVPQHLGQVPGHLALTLAAGAISWLVTIGPAMIRREGPERRATARALDAAAAYVAEPGHRTRHTAAAAVHAAWQTLLAAGRPTPVRRALERLVVHAEAALAGGAPAPASDPAPDPEWLRARARQTRARGPVPTPPPAPGTPEEVFGIDAEQPARRTGSRRDARRVLLRSLAPGSPLLPIGARVLIGCALAGYVSQAAGVGRPYWAIVSAASLYQANVTLSWNRALQRTLGNLLGVLVFAAVLPVTRTGPPALIGFCLFFGFAAEALITRNYWLGSIAVTPMALLVLEFRGTHPAGELIGDRVLDTVIGTGVGVLAAMLVTNRRAAGRLETALAATDRARAHAVHTLAAPQSTSAALAAAGHRLTGSLVELREADDIAAGEWWQRALPRQQVIAAEQAGHRTLAATATRRGLITPAQENGAV from the coding sequence GTGAGTGATACAAGCATCTGGTCCCGGCAGCCCTCCGTCCGCAGACTTCCGCTGACCGCCCCCCTGCGCCTCGTCCGGCCCTCGGACATGTGGTTCAAACCGGCACTGAGCGTGGTCGTGGCCACCGCCGTACCGGATCTGGTGCTGCTCGCAGCCGGCCGGCTCGACCTCGTGATGTACACGATGGCCGGTTCGCTCTGTGCGCTGTACGGCCACAACCTCCCCTACGCCCGCCGCGCCCGGGCCGTCGCCGGAGTCGTCGTCTCCATGGTCATCGCCATGGCGGTGTCCCTGGTCGCGGCCTCGCTCACCGGATCGACCGCCGTGCTGATCGCCGTGGGCGCACTCCTCGCGGCCACGCAGAAGACGCTCTGCGACGCCACCCGCATCGGCCCGCCCGGACCGGTGATCTTCACGTTCGTCACCTCGGCCGCACTTTTCGTCCCGCAGCACCTCGGCCAGGTGCCCGGCCACCTCGCGCTGACCCTGGCCGCGGGCGCGATCTCCTGGCTGGTGACGATCGGGCCCGCGATGATCCGCAGGGAGGGGCCCGAGCGCCGGGCCACCGCCCGCGCCCTCGACGCGGCCGCCGCATACGTCGCCGAACCCGGACACCGCACCCGGCACACCGCGGCCGCCGCCGTGCACGCGGCCTGGCAGACACTGCTCGCAGCCGGACGCCCCACCCCCGTACGCCGGGCGCTCGAACGCCTCGTCGTCCACGCCGAGGCCGCCCTCGCCGGGGGCGCCCCAGCTCCGGCCTCCGACCCCGCCCCCGACCCCGAGTGGCTCCGCGCCCGTGCCCGGCAGACCCGTGCGCGCGGGCCCGTCCCCACCCCGCCGCCCGCCCCCGGTACGCCGGAAGAAGTGTTCGGCATCGACGCCGAACAGCCCGCCCGGCGCACCGGAAGCCGCCGCGACGCCCGCCGCGTACTGCTGCGCAGCCTCGCCCCGGGCTCCCCGCTGCTCCCCATCGGCGCCCGCGTACTCATCGGCTGCGCCCTGGCCGGATATGTCTCCCAGGCGGCCGGCGTCGGCCGCCCCTACTGGGCGATCGTCAGCGCCGCCTCCCTCTACCAGGCCAATGTGACCCTGTCCTGGAACCGGGCCCTCCAGCGCACCCTCGGCAATCTGCTCGGCGTCCTCGTCTTCGCCGCCGTCCTCCCCGTCACCCGCACCGGACCGCCGGCCCTCATCGGCTTCTGTCTGTTCTTCGGCTTCGCGGCCGAGGCCCTGATCACCCGCAACTACTGGCTCGGCTCCATCGCTGTCACACCGATGGCCCTGCTGGTCCTGGAGTTCCGCGGCACCCACCCGGCCGGCGAGCTGATCGGCGACCGGGTTCTGGACACCGTGATCGGCACCGGAGTGGGCGTCCTCGCCGCCATGCTGGTGACCAACCGCCGCGCCGCGGGCCGCCTCGAAACGGCCCTGGCCGCAACCGACCGCGCCCGCGCCCACGCCGTACACACGCTCGCCGCACCGCAGTCCACGTCCGCCGCCCTCGCCGCCGCCGGGCACAGACTGACCGGATCGCTCGTCGAGCTGCGCGAGGCCGACGACATCGCGGCGGGCGAATGGTGGCAGCGCGCCCTGCCCCGGCAGCAGGTCATCGCGGCCGAGCAGGCCGGACACCGTACGCTCGCGGCGACAGCAACACGGCGGGGGCTGATCACCCCCGCCCAGGAGAACGGAGCGGTGTGA
- a CDS encoding sensor histidine kinase codes for MVRVESPPIERETPVVRALLLPVFLMGGATAAAAAVVSAAARIPVVWCGVLATVVVAALTVRLSRRARELRAQRAVFERRFADLERRIATHDDETVRISKELLPAAIHRLRVGNSPEEVLRDVVDADELYRDLPDAQRTLVYTVLNIIDNEEAMRDSAQRAFVNVARRVQAIVHRQASELREMEEHHGRNPDVFDDLLRIDHGTALIGRLADSIAVLGGARPSRQWPKPVPLFSVLRGAMSRILEYPRVDLHSIAKVAIIGTAVEPLIHACAELLDNATRYSPPQTRVHVTAVEVQTGIAIEIEDGGVSLSEEARARAENMLARAQAGSNMNDLGESPRLGMAVVGRLSRMYDLQVSLRQSAYGGVRAVLIVPRAMITTGPAPGIAHGIGATSRPTSDIDQEAMKHVVPARRKPRPVAQRPATGPVAPVTRPAVPSAAMEDDVPVVTEWTAGGLPQRRSRGRAPLGSHNLPAQPVDPTAGQRNGHTNGHGPGNDSGKEQPPGLWLEAFTNAVNGVPQEPKTDEDSDDAWDKGDLK; via the coding sequence ATGGTTCGTGTTGAATCACCGCCGATCGAACGAGAAACCCCCGTCGTTCGCGCCCTGTTGCTGCCCGTGTTCCTGATGGGCGGCGCAACCGCCGCCGCGGCGGCAGTGGTTTCCGCGGCCGCGCGGATACCAGTCGTCTGGTGCGGCGTGCTCGCCACCGTCGTGGTCGCCGCACTCACCGTTCGACTCTCCCGCCGGGCACGTGAACTGCGTGCTCAGCGCGCGGTGTTCGAGCGGCGCTTCGCCGACCTGGAACGGCGCATCGCCACCCACGACGACGAGACCGTGCGGATCAGCAAGGAGCTCCTGCCGGCCGCCATCCACCGGCTGCGCGTGGGCAATTCGCCCGAAGAGGTGCTCCGGGACGTCGTCGACGCGGACGAGCTCTACCGCGACCTGCCCGACGCCCAGCGCACCCTCGTCTACACGGTGCTGAACATCATCGACAACGAAGAGGCGATGCGTGACTCCGCGCAGCGCGCCTTCGTCAACGTCGCGCGGCGCGTCCAGGCGATCGTGCACCGCCAGGCGAGTGAACTGCGCGAGATGGAGGAGCACCACGGGCGCAACCCCGACGTCTTCGACGACCTGCTCCGCATCGACCACGGCACCGCGCTGATCGGCCGGCTCGCCGACTCCATCGCGGTACTGGGCGGTGCCCGCCCCAGCCGCCAATGGCCCAAGCCCGTACCGCTGTTCAGCGTGCTGCGCGGCGCCATGTCGCGCATCCTGGAGTACCCGCGCGTCGATCTGCACTCGATCGCCAAGGTCGCCATCATCGGCACCGCGGTCGAACCGCTCATCCACGCCTGCGCCGAACTCCTCGACAACGCCACCCGCTACTCGCCGCCGCAGACCCGGGTGCACGTCACCGCCGTCGAGGTGCAGACCGGCATCGCCATCGAGATCGAGGACGGCGGCGTCTCGCTCAGCGAGGAGGCCCGCGCACGGGCCGAGAACATGCTCGCCAGGGCCCAGGCCGGCTCCAACATGAACGACCTCGGCGAGTCCCCGCGACTCGGCATGGCCGTCGTCGGACGGCTCTCGCGGATGTACGACCTCCAGGTCTCGCTGCGGCAGTCCGCCTACGGCGGTGTCCGCGCCGTACTCATCGTGCCGCGTGCGATGATCACCACCGGACCCGCTCCCGGCATCGCCCACGGCATCGGCGCCACGTCGAGGCCCACCAGCGACATCGACCAGGAGGCCATGAAGCACGTCGTGCCTGCACGCCGCAAGCCCCGCCCCGTGGCCCAGCGCCCCGCCACCGGACCGGTCGCACCCGTCACCCGGCCTGCCGTCCCCTCGGCCGCCATGGAGGACGACGTCCCCGTGGTGACGGAGTGGACCGCGGGCGGCCTCCCGCAGCGCCGCAGCCGCGGCCGCGCCCCCCTGGGCTCGCACAACCTCCCCGCACAGCCCGTCGATCCCACCGCAGGACAGCGCAACGGCCACACCAACGGCCACGGCCCGGGGAACGACAGCGGCAAGGAACAGCCCCCCGGCCTCTGGCTGGAGGCCTTCACCAACGCCGTCAACGGCGTGCCGCAGGAGCCGAAGACCGACGAAGACTCTGACGACGCCTGGGACAAGGGAGACCTGAAGTGA